Part of the bacterium genome is shown below.
TGTGGAAGAATAATGAGTTCTTAATGAGGTACTTATGAGCGATGCAACATTATTTCAGGAATTACAAGGGGTAGTCGGTGGACAGGTTTTAAACGACTCCGAAAGTTTGAATGCGGTTAGCGGCGACTTCGGGAGGATGATCACGCGCGTTCCCCGAGTGGTGGTCAGGCCTTCTTCTGCAGAAGACATTGCGGCCGTGATTCGCACGGGAATCCGTTATAACCTCCCGATCAGTTCCCGTTCAGCGGCGCACAGCCAGAGCGGACAGGCGTTAAACCAGGGTGGAATTCTGCTGGATATGACCGCGCTAAATCAACATTTTGAGGTAAACACTGAAGAAAAAACATGCATTGTCGATGCTGGAATTCTCTGGAATGATCTGGTCAACCGACTGAAGCCCCACAAATTGATTCCGCCGGTCCTGACAAACA
Proteins encoded:
- a CDS encoding FAD-binding oxidoreductase, with amino-acid sequence MSDATLFQELQGVVGGQVLNDSESLNAVSGDFGRMITRVPRVVVRPSSAEDIAAVIRTGIRYNLPISSRSAAHSQSGQALNQGGILLDMTALNQHFEVNTEEKTCIVDAGILWNDLVNRLKPHKLIPPVLTNNLNVTVGGTLSMAGIGVASFRYGVQGDNCVGLQVVTGAG